A region of Lycium barbarum isolate Lr01 chromosome 1, ASM1917538v2, whole genome shotgun sequence DNA encodes the following proteins:
- the LOC132606460 gene encoding UDP-glycosyltransferase 87A1 → MEHSSKIKCHIVAMPYPGRGHINPMMNFCKIIVTKNPNIFITFIVTEEWHSFIKSDILPDNIEYATIPNVIPSEIGRAKDFAGFVRATLTKLEDPVEKMIDGLCGQLMKPSVIVYDTYMNWVVGLGNRMNIPVASFFTMSATVFSVFHHMDLLAQNGHFKANLSGKMQEQVDYIPGIPSIRVLDLPTPFQGKGQELLDVIAEIFSTVSKPQYLLFTSVYELESSVIDALKQKFPSPVYSVGPAIPYFTSEKDPSATTSVDEPEYIKWLNAQPNGSVLYISQGSFLSVTRAELDEIVAGVHDSGIRFFWVARDETVRFQKNGCGLVVPWCDQLKVLSHPSIGGFWSHCGWNSTKEAAFSGLPMLTFPIFWDQQTNSKQIVEDWKIGYRVKKDDHQRSITREEISSLLKWFMDSGNDEVMETRRRAKEIQKICQCSTAKGGSSEINIDSFIKDVFSTKNGNGLGL, encoded by the exons ATGGAACACTCTTCAAAAATCAAATGTCATATTGTAGCAATGCCTTATCCAGGAAGAGGTCATATAAATCCCATGATGAATTTTTGCAAAATCATAGTCACAAAAAATCCCAACATATTCATAACTTTCATTGTCACTGAAGAGTGGCACAGCTTTATAAAATCCGACATATTACCAGACAACATTGAATATGCAACTATCCCTAACGTTATTCCTTCCGAAATTGGTCGTGCCAAAGATTTTGCTGGATTTGTTAGAGCGACTTTAACTAAATTAGAAGATCCAGTTGAAAAAATGATTGATGGGCTTTGTGGGCAGTTGATGAAACCAAGTGTTATAGTGTATGATACGTATATGAATTGGGTTGTTGGATTGGGGAATAGGATGAATATTCCGGTGGCTTCGTTTTTTACTATGTCGGCAACTGTGTTCTCTGTTTTTCATCATATGGATCTGCTTGCTCAAAATGGACATTTTAAAGCCAATTTGTCAG GAAAAATGCAAGAACAAGTTGACTATATTCCTGGAATCCCTTCGATTCGGGTTTTAGATCTTCCTACACCATTTCAGGGAAAGGGGCAAGAATTATTGGATGTAATAGCGGAGATCTTTTCTACAGTTTCTAAACCACAGTATCTTTTGTTCACTTCAGTCTATGAGCTCGAATCTTCCGTTATTGATGCTCTAAAGCAAAAATTTCCATCCCCTGTCTATTCGGTTGGTCCAGCAATACCTTACTTCACTAGTGAAAAAGATCCTTCCGCGACTACCTCTGTCGATGAACCAGAGTACATTAAGTGGTTAAATGCTCAACCAAACGGTTCTGTTTTGTACATATCACAAGGGAGTTTCCTTTCTGTTACTCGTGCTGAGCTGGATGAAATCGTGGCTGGTGTGCACGATAGTGGTATTCGATTCTTTTGGGTGGCACGTGATGAAACTGTGCGATTTCAGAAAAATGGATGTGGGCTTGTTGTGCCCTGGTGTGACCAATTGAAGGTGTTATCACATCCTTCAATTGGTGGATTTTGGTCGCACTGTGGATGGAATTCGACTAAAGAAGCAGCATTTTCAGGCCTTCCAATGCTGACTTTTCCTATTTTCTGGGATCAACAGACTAACAGCAAGCAaattgttgaagattggaagaTCGGTTACAGGGTCAAAAAAGATGATCACCAACGTTCGATAACGAGGGAAGAGATTTCTAGCTTGTTGAAATGGTTTATGGATTCTGGAAATGATGAAGTGATGGAAACGAGGCGAAGAGCGAAAGAAATACAGAAAATATGTCAGTGTTCCACTGCAAAGGGTGGATCATCTGAAATTAACATTGATTCTTTTATTAAGGATGTCTTTTCCACCAAAAATGGGAATGGGCTAGGGTTATAA